TATATATCACTCTTCTAGAAATTCCTAGGAACTGCAATAGCGATTTGATAGTTAACTTTAATtagctagttttatttttattttttaaatagtttatttatttgatagagagaaggagcacaaacgggggggggggggtagcgagtggcaaagggagagggagaagactccctgctgaacaaggattccccacaaggggctcaatcttagagatcatgacctgagctgaagtcagacacttaaccaactgagccacccagatgcccctaattagctaattttaaagtagaaattcAAAGAGACTCTTCACATAGaccaaaatttatgaaaaatcttAACCACTATAGAAAACTTTCAACAATTAGACTGcaagctaggggtgcctgggtagctcagttgattaagtggcAGGTTCtagatctcggctcaggtcttgatgtcagggtcgtgagttcaagccctgcattgggcttaaaaaaagaaaaccctgcaAACTAATATATCTTTTGTCAAGGCTTATCTTCCTGCAAGCAAAGGGAAATTTCATTTTGGGAGATATTATTGGTTAGCACATGAACTCTTTGTTTACCCAAAATGGCAGCAATAGAAATTCAGTGATGGGGAGTATTACAGAGATCTGGGTCAATTCGTTTAAGATGAAGCTTCTCATAGTGGTGGGGAGCTTTGTATTATTACAGTTGCTGTGAGGTTTTACAAGTATATCagaattttggggggtgggtgttGGCAAGTGTCCATTTGAAaagtcttttttgtgtgtgtgcctcaTTTTGAGGAAGAGTTTGATCATCTCCAATTGATAATATTACAGATAAATTCATGGTAAAATTGACATTTGGGCTTCATTTTGGTATCGGGATAACATTTTCACACGTAAAGATGGAGGTAATTTTAGAAACACCTTGAACAAAGGTTGTGctgaggaagaagacaaggaagtGATCTAGATTGTCTGCAAAATAGAATTCACATTGGAGAGTAGTTAAAAATAACACTGGAAATGTTGACTTGTGATTGCATCTCAGGTTGTGTAGAAGTGACTCTACTGTCATGGAATTTCTACCTTTAGTGCAATTCAATAATAGCTGTATTCATGAAGATAAATAGGGTAGTATGTGAAAAGACAGATGGACTGTTGACAGATTTTGAATAAGGCAGGTAAGGGAGGAGGActaataaaaaattcatataCGTGACATGTAGAATGTTCATGCCATGGGGGTTAGTAATGATATCTCTTCATAATCTTCAAACTGtaatcaaattattttctggGAGTCATCAGCCTGCATGGGTGAAAATAACAATTAGAACCATagaaaggggggcacctgggtggctcagtcggttaagcggttaagtgtctgcctttggctcaggtcatgatcccataggATCACGCCCCacatctccctccctgctcagcagggagcctgcttctccctctctctttgctcctccTCACTGCTCactggtgcactctctctctctctctctctctctctctctctctgctgtctctttctctaaaaacaaaaaaataaaaataaaatctttttttaaaaaagagaaccatAGAAAGGGGGGAGGAAGATGTGGGTTTGGGAATGCCTTCAGTAAAAGTCTTATTTGAGACGCTGGAAGTGGATGAGAGCACTTAAAGGAAAGCATATACAAAGTTGAGATTGAGAGAAAAGGATGAGCTCATTTAGGAGCAGCTGAAGGATCAGAGCATTAAAGAGTTATGGGTAGATATTCCACTAGAATTTGCAGTGATGAAGTATGTGAAGGGAAGTGTTTTGAGGAGGAGGCCCAATATAAACTGCAGGAAAACTTAGAAATGCTGTAAAGAATATGCACTataattttcctcttcaattattaaataaaagaaacagccTTGGGAGTATTTAATAttcatcaaagaaagaaagaatggacttCAATAAtctataagattttaaaaatctggataaaatttgttaatttaaaattacattccaTTATTTTCTCAGAGCAAAATATAGTAGCATGTCCTATAACAGAAATATATGCACATGTTTCTTCTCTACACACAGAGTGTAGTATAGTTTGCACTTCTAATTCCCAGACTACTTAAGATCACAAATTTTCTGAACTGGTTGGTAACAGTAATTAAATTATTGTGAGAGAAGTTGTTTTGCTATGAATTATCTGATTCCTCACCCTGCTCTAaactaataaaagaaatcagaCGAGATGAAACTGGCTCTGCAAATTACGAACATAAGGAGATTTACTATTAAAGTAAGgcaaaataagatttttctttttttaacttagagGACTACAGCTTAGCGCGGTTATGTGAGTTCATTTCTTACCCTTTGAAGCCGCATGATGTCGCTGTCTACCATGAAGTCAATCTAGTTATTACAGTATGCAAAATCCACTCCTCCTATTACTGATTAGTTCCACGAGTGCTCAGTGATGTCAGGAGCAGAAGAATTGGATTAACAGACTTGGGATCATACAGATTTCATCTTAATTGCGAGACAAGATCTTCTGATGGAAATAAAACAAGTATTTGACATGGTTATTACCCTGGAAGGCCGACTGGGATCTCAGTATCTGCTGCTCTCGCTTCTGCTCCTTGCAGCGTGGGAGGAGGGCAGCGGCCAGGTCCACTACTCGGTCCCGGAGGAGGCCAAACACGGCACCTTCGTCGGCCGCATCGCCCAGGACTTGGGGCTGGAGCTGGCGGAGCTGGTGCCACGCCTGTTCCGGGTGGCGTCCAAAGGCCACGGGGACCTTCTGGAGGTAAATCTGCAGAATGGCATTTTGTTTGTGAATTCTCGGATCGACCGGGAGGAGCTGTGCGGGCGGAGTCTGGAGTGTAGCATCCACCTGGAGGTGATCGTGGACAGGCCGCTGCAGGTTTTTCATgtggaggtggaggtgaaggACATTAACGACAACGCGCCGGTGTTTCGTTTAAAGGAACAAAGAGTGCTGATTTACGAATCAAGGCTGCCAGATTCTCTGTTTCCACTAGAGGGCGCGTCAGATGCGGATGTTGGCTTGAATTCCCTCTTAACCTATAAACTCAGTTCCAGCGAATACTTCGCCCTAGATGTAAAAACAAACAGTGATGACAATACACAAATTGGGCTCGTGTTAAGGAAATCCTTGGACAGAGAGGAAGCTCCCGAACATAACTTACTGCTGACAGCCACCGACGAAGGCAAACCTGAGCTCACTGGCACTGTTCAGCTGCTGGTCACTGTGCTGGACGTGAATGACAATGCTCCCAGTTTCGAACAAACTGAATATGAAGTAAGGATCTTTGAAAACTCCGGCAACGGAACAATAGTAATCAGACTGAATGCTTCTGATCGGGACGAAGGAGTGAATGGTGAAATTTCATACTCTTTCAATAGCCTTGTTCCAACCGTGGTTAGAGACCAGTTTAGAATAGATCCAAATACTGGAGAAATAGTAACTAAAGGGAAtttagattttgaaaaattaaatttatacaaaattcGTGTTGACGCGACGGACAAAGGCCACCCACCCATGGCTGGACATTGCACTGTTTTATTGAAAGTTTTGGATAAAAATGATAATGTCCCTCAGATTGCATTGACTTCCTTATCCTTGCCTATCCGAGAGGACGCTCAGTTAGGTACTGTTATTGCCCTAATTAGCGTGTCAGATCTCGACTTCGGTGCCAACGGGCAAGTGACCTGCTCACTAACACCCCATGTCCCCTTCAAGCTGGTGTCCACCTTCAAGAATTACTATTCGCTGGTGCTGGAAAGCGCCCTGGACCGAGAGAGCGTGGCGAACTATGAGCTGGTGGTGACAGCACGAGACGGAGGCTCGCCTTCGCTCTCCGCCACGGCCAGCGTGTCCGTGGAAGTGGCCGACGTGAACGACAACGCGCCGGCATTCGCGCAGCCCGAGTACACGGTGTTCGTGAGGGAGAACAACCCGCCCGGCTGCCACATCTTCACGGTGTCTGCGCGCGACGCCGACGCGCAGGAGAACGCGCTGGTGTCCTACTCGCTGGTGGAGCGGCGCGTGGGCGAGCGTGCGCTGTCGAGCTACGTGTCGGTGCACGCGGAGAGCGGCAAGGTGTACGCGCTGCAGCCGCTGGACCACGAGGAGCTGGAGCTGCTGCAGTTCCAGGTGAGCGCGCGCGACGCGGGCGTGCCTCCGCTGGGCAGCAACGTGACGCTGCAGGTGTTCGTGCTGGACGAGAACGACAACGCGCCCGCGCTGCTGCCGCGGCCTggggcgggcggcgcgggcggcgcgcTGAGCGAGCTGGTGTCGCGGTCGGTGGGCGCGGGCCACGTGGTGGCGAAGGTGCGCGCGGTGGACGCGGACTCTGGCTACAACGCGTGGCTGTCGTATGAGCTGCAGCCGGCGGCGGGTGGCGCGCGCAGCCCGTTCCGCGTGGCGCTGTACACGGGCGAGATCAGCACGACGCGCACCCTGGACGAGGCGGACTCGGCGCGCCAGCGCCTGCTGGTGCTGGTGAAGGACCACGGCGAGCCGGCGCTGACGGCCACGGCCACTGTGCTGCTGTCGCTGGTGGAGAGCGGCCAGGCGCCAAAGGCGTCGTCGCGGGTGTTGGCGGGCGCGGCGGGCGCGGAGGCGGCGCTGGTGGATGTCAACGTGTACCTGATCGTCGCCATCTGCGCCGTGTCCAGCCTGTTGGTGCTGACGCTGCTGCTGTACACGGCGCTGCGGTGCTCGGCGCCGCCCACGGAGGGCGCGTGCGGGCCTGGCAAGCCCACGCTCGTGTGCTCCAGCGCGGTGGGGAGCTGGTCGTACTCGCAGCAGAGGCGGCAGAGGGTGTGCTCTGGGGAGGGCCCGCCCAAGACCGACCTCATGGCCTTCAGCCCCAGTCATCCACCTTGTGTGGTAGTCGGTGATATGAGCGAGCAACAGGATTTAAATGATGAGCATTGTGCCAAGGTAAGTCTGGATTTTCATAATTAACAGTGAATACACACATGAAATATTGTTTCCgtagaatttctttttacatttttcaatttttaaaaatttgaataaatttgCTTAATATaatctgttcatttttctgttaACTATTGTAATCTATGTAGTTTGTTATTAGTCTTAATTTAAACTGGAATCAGACATTAGACCTATTTGTGGTACATTTTTAATATGCATAAGTAGTAgtgttttttctaattatttatgtagaattttcatttctttgcatttgaTCCAAATAGCCATTAAATAGAAATTCAAGGGAAATTGCACTTTGATCAAGTAAATTCATATAAAATCTGTATTGCTCAGACACTGCAAATCtcttatatttgaatttcatttggTGTGTTGCTTTTCATggagatatttcttctttttaaaaagttttttattttggtgcctgggtggctcagttggttaagcatctgccttctgctcagatcatgatcccagtgtcatGGGATCCAgtcagcattgggctccctgctagttcgctgtctctctctctctaaaatgaagattaaaacaagtttttatttaaattccagttagttaacatacagtgttatgttagttttaggtgtacaatttaCAGATTTAGCACTTTCATATAATAtctggtgttcatcacaagtggACTCCTTAATTGGggtcatctatttaacccatcatccacccacctcccctctggtaaccatcagctcaTTCTccatagttaggagtctgtttctcgtcttgcctctctccctctttctctttcgctctttttctcccctgtgctcatttgttttgtttcttaaattccatatatgagtgaaatcatatggtctttgtctttgacttatttcgcttagcgtgaTACTTCTCgagctccatccacattgctgaaaatggcaagatatcattctttttcatgctgagtaatattccattgtgtatatacatgtgtatcacatcttctttatccattcatcagtcattgGACACCTGAGCTGTTTCCATTTTTGactattatggataatgctgctataaacatcagggtgcgtgtatcactttgaatctgtatttctgtatcctttgggtaaatacccagtagtgcaattgctggatggtaaggaagttctattttttaaccttttgatgaaactccatgctgttttccagagctggctgcaccagtttgcgttcccacccaCACTGAAAGTGGGttcctctttcttcccatcctggccaatacctgttgtttcttgtgttgttgattttagccattctgacaggttgaggtgatatttcattgtagtttttttttaaagattttttatttatttattcgatagagatagagacagccagcgagagagggaacacaagcagagggagtgggagaggaagaagcaggctcatagcggaggagcctgatgtggggctcgatcccagaacgccaggatcacgccctgagccgaaggcagacgcttaacctctgtgccacccaggcgcccctcattgtagttttgatttgtgtttccctgataattagtgatgttgagtgttttttttatgtgcctcttggccatctgtatgtcttctttgggaaaatgtctattcatgcttTCTGCCAATTTTCAagtggatttttcatttttaggtgttgagttttttaatacttaatatattttggataccatccctttatcagaaatgtcatatgcaaatatcttcttccattctgtaggctgcctcttagttttgttgattgaaTCCTTCACTGTGTAGGaccttttttatcttgatgaagtcccaggagtttttgcttttatttctctggcctcaggagatatatctggAAAGAAATTGCTATGCCTATGTCAAAGATGTTACAGCtcgtgttctctaggatttttatggtttcgagTCTCACGGTTAGGTCTGTAacccactttgaatttatttttgtgtattattttctgtaagaaaatggtctagtttcattcttttgcatattgctgtccaatTTTTTCAATACCAtctcttgaagagactgtctttttccccattggatattttttcctgctttgtcgaagattaattgaccatatagttgtgggttcatttctggattttctattgtgttctgttggtctctgtttctttttttgtgccaatcccatactatcttgatcactacagctttgtaatataactcgaagtccggaattgtgatgcctccagctttgctgttcaagcttgctttggctattcgggatcTTTTTTCATTCCATACAAATTacaggattgttttttctatctGTGTGAAGAATGCTGCTGATCTTATGATACGGACTGCTTTAAAtgtttagattgctttgggtagtattgacattttctttacatttttgtcatcttcaatttttttcatcagtgttttacggttttcagagtacatgtctttcacctctttagttaggtttattcctaggtatcttactggttttggtgcagttgtaaatgggcttggttattcaatttctttctgctgcttcattattggtatatagaaatgcaacagatttctgtacattgattttgtattttgtgacttcactgaattcatttatcagttatgGCAATTATTTGGTGGAGTCtgttgggttttctatatagattatcatatcatctgcaaataatgaaaattttacttcttccttgctaattcggatgcct
This Ursus arctos isolate Adak ecotype North America unplaced genomic scaffold, UrsArc2.0 scaffold_5, whole genome shotgun sequence DNA region includes the following protein-coding sequences:
- the LOC125282988 gene encoding protocadherin alpha-6-like; its protein translation is MEIKQVFDMVITLEGRLGSQYLLLSLLLLAAWEEGSGQVHYSVPEEAKHGTFVGRIAQDLGLELAELVPRLFRVASKGHGDLLEVNLQNGILFVNSRIDREELCGRSLECSIHLEVIVDRPLQVFHVEVEVKDINDNAPVFRLKEQRVLIYESRLPDSLFPLEGASDADVGLNSLLTYKLSSSEYFALDVKTNSDDNTQIGLVLRKSLDREEAPEHNLLLTATDEGKPELTGTVQLLVTVLDVNDNAPSFEQTEYEVRIFENSGNGTIVIRLNASDRDEGVNGEISYSFNSLVPTVVRDQFRIDPNTGEIVTKGNLDFEKLNLYKIRVDATDKGHPPMAGHCTVLLKVLDKNDNVPQIALTSLSLPIREDAQLGTVIALISVSDLDFGANGQVTCSLTPHVPFKLVSTFKNYYSLVLESALDRESVANYELVVTARDGGSPSLSATASVSVEVADVNDNAPAFAQPEYTVFVRENNPPGCHIFTVSARDADAQENALVSYSLVERRVGERALSSYVSVHAESGKVYALQPLDHEELELLQFQVSARDAGVPPLGSNVTLQVFVLDENDNAPALLPRPGAGGAGGALSELVSRSVGAGHVVAKVRAVDADSGYNAWLSYELQPAAGGARSPFRVALYTGEISTTRTLDEADSARQRLLVLVKDHGEPALTATATVLLSLVESGQAPKASSRVLAGAAGAEAALVDVNVYLIVAICAVSSLLVLTLLLYTALRCSAPPTEGACGPGKPTLVCSSAVGSWSYSQQRRQRVCSGEGPPKTDLMAFSPSHPPCVVVGDMSEQQDLNDEHCAKVSLDFHN